A region of the Lucilia cuprina isolate Lc7/37 chromosome X, ASM2204524v1, whole genome shotgun sequence genome:
aaaaaaaagaaattgcaattacaaaaacttcaaaaaaatattttattaatatttttataatcattagataatgtattgaaattaaaatagtcattttaactattaataGTAAAAGCGATAAATATTTAAggtggtatttttttattaatgaatgcAACCTGGTAAAGTTGTTTAAACTACTTTCCCTTtacatgttttctttaaatacttgGGTGTTACTTTGTAATtcatttcaaaaagtacattttcaaaGTTCTATGTCAAATATACTGTATTTTAAAAGATGTTTCTTAATAAACGAAATACAGAGTAACCCCATGAATtccttaataaattaaatgaaactaaTAGTATATTATGCTTTCTTTCATTTTCAGCAAAAGTACCTGCGcgattagttttatattttttgtcatgGTCAGGATTCCTTGTATCGTTTATGATGAGAAATGATATGAATTTTGCACTTGTTGCTATGACAACGCCAACTACTAATTCATCAAGTCAAACGAATGAAAATATAACATCTCACAACACCTCAGCTGATAGTAATGAAACGTGCCATTTTTCAAGTACGAAACTATGCAGTTATTATGATTGGTCATCTCCTATACAATCCATTATACTGAGCTCGTTTTTCTGGTGTTATGTGTTATCACAGGTAGCTGGAGGAATTGCAACACAGTACTTCGGTACGAAGCGTGTTTTTGGATGGTCTCAATTTGCCACTGCATTGTGTAGTTTATGTATGCCAATATGTGCCGATTGGCACTACATGCTTGTTATTGCTTTACGGTCTATACAGGGCTTTGCATCAGGTCTTACATGGCCGGCTATGTATGCGGTCGTCGGTTACTGGATTCCGCTGCTTGAACGATCACGATTTATGTCGAGTTTCCAAGGCTTTAGTATTGGCATTGGGGTGACATATGCATTGTGTggatttattatagaaaagttcGGCTGGCCGTATGTGTTTTATACCACGGGAACACTTGGTATGATATGGTGCCTCTGTTGGTATTTTCTAGCGTATAATACTCCCCAAGAACATCCCAGAATTTCGGAAAAAGAACTAGGATATATTGAAGATAACATTAGCAGTGAAGTAAAAGAGGCACTTGGAATGAAGGTCCCATGGAAATCAATATTTACCTCAATGCCAGTTTGGTCTATTGGTATAACTACTTTTGGCCGTATATGGATccattatgtttttattatatatggaccaaaatttatgcaaaatattctaAAGTTTCCGTACAAAGAAAATGGCTTTCTTTCAGGTATGCCATTCATTTGTTCCTATATAGCGTCAGTGTTTTTCTGTTCCGTAGCTGATAAAGTGGTGCTTAAAAACTGGATGTCGTTAACAAATGTACGAAAACTTTTTACTGCTCTATCGCAAATTATTCCCGGATTGCTGATATTTGCTATAGGTTATATAGATGACATAGTTGTTCTTTTAGTCGTTTGGTTTATAGCTGTTACATTTATTACTGCCTCCTATGCGGGCGCCATGGCCAGTATTGTGGATATAGCACCGAATTTAGCTGGTCCGGTTTTAGCTTTTTGTCAAACTATACATATGTCAGCATCATTTCTATCACCACTTATAAATGGGATTATTTTGGAAGATGGGGTAAGTATATACTTTAAAGTGCTCCAAATAACGGAGTTGCGAATTTTGCCCTTCCTCCTTTTTAGTATTGTTCTTTGGGTTGTAAAAATATGTCATGGAAATAATTAGGTGATAGCATATCGATTTTTTCCGTTTTTGCTCAAATTTTGTCATTTAGTAGTAAATTTAGCACCTTTTTGTAAAGGAATCATACTGTACACACTGTTtgtgtgtgtgcaaaaaaagaaataaaaagacaagaaaaagttatgtttttttaataaaaagtttatttattaaatttataattacctTAAAGATTCTCAATAGGGGTTGTGTACTAAACCAAATGGTTGTAATGGCGTTCACTTAAcaactgttttaaaaaacaaaaaaaaaaaactatgcaaCTAGTTGCGAATTACTTTATACCGTTAGCGGTTTTACTAGTTTAGAATTTATCTATACACTTTTTCAAAGATGAAAAAAGAAGTAGTTAGATAAATCCTAACGTAGCATAAAGGGAATAGAAAATAGggtttcaaattaatttctaaaatgaacATTGCCGGCCACCTTGCAACGACGAAGTTagttgcaacaacaaatgaGAAATAAAGGTTAATAAATCTAGgataaacttatacatatatacatttttttcattattatatatctatttatattatgttttctttttttccataattattattttttcaaattttaaaaatatcgacGAAAGGTCCAAGGACCATGGTAGATTTTTACGAAGTCTCTCGACTTTCCCCTCAGAACCGAAGTCCCGAAGGCAGATTTTTAGGAAGTCTCTCGACTTTCCCCACAGAACCGAAGTCCCGAAGGCAGATTTTTACGAAGTCTCTCGACTTTCCCCACAGAACCGAAGTCCCGAAGGAAGATTTTTACGAAGTCTCTCGACTTTCCCCACAGAACCGAAGTCCCGAAGGCAGGTTTTTTCAGTCCCTCGACTGTACCCATGAATAAATAAGATTCACAGGTcaaattaagaaaagttttattgtttttaatacggGGATTGGCCGGAAATGACCCATCCAAACAATGTATATTTTGCAAGAGGAATTCCCGGGCTCGAATGGATTTTTCCTTTAATTATAGCCGAACTCAATTCGGGTCATAACAGCGCGACGTTTCCCGACTGATTAAAATTGGGATCAGCTAACTGCATCCCATCAAATAACGACAAAATTTCGGTCGAAATAGTCTCAGTGGGTGTCCGTATCCCAAGCATTTTCCTTACCGTTGCCGTTAATGTTATTTGCGGATATGGCGCATATATTGACGCAATACTCAAACGACATATTTTGTCCCCTTTTAGGGTCGAAACTGGCAGTGGAATCTGCTGAATTAATGACTCACATACGTAAGACATTGAACAACATAAATCGATTATCGCGCGTACTAAAATTCTCCTATTACCGATTAGCAAACTAACCTTTAACGTAGGAGAAAGGCTTATAACGTGTCTTACTGACACGTTAGATATATGGGACGGTGCATTGAAATTATTGGCAACGGAACACGAGggtttacttttatatttaaccaaCTTTTTTGATGGTCCTTTTCCCGAATCGTTCAAAAGGGTGTGGTGACTTTCGTTGCATACATTACACTTCATTGGCGATTTGCAATCGATTGCTAAATGCTTAGTCGATAAGCAACTGTAACAATTACGATGCAACACGACAAATCGTAGCTTCTGCTCGTGACTCAATTTTCGGAAGTGCGCACATTTATAAAGGGGATGTTTACCTTTACATTGAAGGCATTTGGATTTGGAAGATTCCGAAACTTTCGTACCCGAGCATTCCTTTTTCGAAGACTTTGTTGTCGGTGGAGCTGCTGCTGTATCTGGACAAGCGATCACTAAAGCAGGCAACTCTGGTGCTAAATCAGATACCGAAGTAGGTGTTGGAATAAGGGTTAGAGATGGTGTTGGAGCAGGAACTGGATCCGGTATTGTAGCAGGGGCTGAAACAGGGGCTTGATCAGCTACTGTAGCCACCTTAGATCCTTGGTCATCTACCTCCATTACTTCCTTGTCGGACTCTAAGAGCGCATCTTCCATTGCAATGGTTAAAGCGTCCATGGTACTAGGAAcaaggaaaattatttaatattaattttataaagtttcatTGGTCAAAACAACTAATTTTGTGATTGGTCGCTTTATTATGCCATTTTCTATTCGTATGCCAGCCACGCGAACGTTCACCACTTCCCGGATAAGTTTTAACGACTCTACCAAGTTTCCAGGAAGTCGGAGccatttgttcattttttataaCTACTAAGTCACCTACAGATATGTCTCGTTCAGGGTATTTCCATTTATATCTTTTATGAAGATTTGAAAGATATTCTTCCTTCCATCGTTTACAGAAATTATGGGTGAGAGCTTTAACTTTCATATATCTATTTATGAGACTGATTGGAGATTCGTAAATAGAAGGCTCCGGTGGAGCAAGGATGGGTGACCCAATCAAAAAATGACCAGGCGTAAGAGCTACTGGCTCATTCGGATCATCACTCATAGGACACAGAACCGTCGATAATTCCGCAAAGGTATATTTCACGGACTTAGCTTCTTTACGGAAATGAAGTTTAAAACTTCGAACTCCCGCTTCCCATAAGCCTCCCAAAAGTGTTCTAAAATCCCTTTCTATTTCACGAGAAGCTCCCACAAAGTTCGTTCCGTTGTCGGAAAACATAGTAGTGGGACAACCTCGTCTCGATATAAATCGATTAAAAGCAGCCAGAAATCTATCAGTTGATAAATCTGAAGTGACTTCCAAATGAATGGCCTTAGTCGCAAAACAGACAAAAATACAAACGTAGGCCTTTAAAGTTTGAAACGATCTACTATTTAAGTTTCTTATGTCAAAAGGCCCAGCAAAGTCGACTCCAGTTGTCGTAAATGGTCGGCCTATCTGAGTTCGTTCGGGGGGTAATGCTGCCATTATTTGGGTACAGCTGCGATTAATAACAGCTCGAACTAGTGTTTTTAGTCGAGGTACCCAATATTCGATCCGTGGATAAAAATCGTATGTACGAACTCAATCAAAAGACGGGTAAAGCGACATGAATATGGCAACAATATGGGATGCCGTTCGCTATAGACTAACGAAGGTGACTTTGTCAAACGACCATTAAGTCGCATAACAGCCTCGTTATCCAGAAATGGATTCAAAGTCAATAAAGGACTTTTCGAAGATAGTGGTCTTTTATCCAAAAGACATTGGTATTCTTcgacaaaatttactttttgagcCAAAATTGCCAATCGCAGTTTTACTCTCTTAACCTCAATCGCAGTTTTACTCTCTTAACCTCAATGTTTGTCAGAATAGTAGTCTCAAAGGAATTTCGATTCCTATGAGCCAGGTgagtattatagaaaaatctaaataCATAGGCTAACACTTGAATTGCAATATCAAGAGAAGAAAATCTCTCAAGAATGTCTTCATAATTCGAAAAAATGAAGCATGGGATTTTACTACACGAGCCTCTAAGTCCGTATCTAATAAAGACAAATTTCCTAGATTCCAGATAGTGCTTTTTTTGCGaagccaatttttttttgttttaaatcagaGGGTGAAATACCCCGACTTCCCAAGTCTGCTGGGTTGTCGTCAGATTTGACATGGTGCCAATTATGTCTTCCGACCACTTCCTGAATTTTACAAACTCTGTTGGCTACAAAGGTTGCCCTTTTTCAGCCAAGCAAGGACGATTGTAGAATCAGTCCAACAATATATTTGACATAATGGGATGTCAATTTCATATAATACGGATTTTAAAAGATCCGTCGCAAGAACTGCACCACAGAGTTCAAGTCGTGGTAGAGAAATTGATTTGATGGGAGCTACTTTTGTTTTAGCAGTTAACAAATGGGTATAAATTTCGCCATTAGGTCTTTCGACCTACTATCGAAAGCCCCTGCATAGGCTTTTTCAGATGCATCTGAAAAGACATGAAGCTC
Encoded here:
- the LOC111689195 gene encoding sialin, with the protein product MYNSHNSLKQISTEVKYTVAALNIEENKNAKICQKLNAKVPARLVLYFLSWSGFLVSFMMRNDMNFALVAMTTPTTNSSSQTNENITSHNTSADSNETCHFSSTKLCSYYDWSSPIQSIILSSFFWCYVLSQVAGGIATQYFGTKRVFGWSQFATALCSLCMPICADWHYMLVIALRSIQGFASGLTWPAMYAVVGYWIPLLERSRFMSSFQGFSIGIGVTYALCGFIIEKFGWPYVFYTTGTLGMIWCLCWYFLAYNTPQEHPRISEKELGYIEDNISSEVKEALGMKVPWKSIFTSMPVWSIGITTFGRIWIHYVFIIYGPKFMQNILKFPYKENGFLSGMPFICSYIASVFFCSVADKVVLKNWMSLTNVRKLFTALSQIIPGLLIFAIGYIDDIVVLLVVWFIAVTFITASYAGAMASIVDIAPNLAGPVLAFCQTIHMSASFLSPLINGIILEDGVLINQWRIVFGLSSIITIATYFIFQIYGTADIQKWNNSSSTSTSNDDGDNSIDEEQNLMLKKPNDDKNIPKTY